In Hymenobacter volaticus, the genomic window CGGGGCCATCGAGGGCCACTGCCCGATAGCCAGCCGCTACCAAGCCAGCCGCCATGGAGCCCCAAAAGCTCGCCCGGTGTTCCCACCCGTGCACCAGTAGCACCGTACGCCCCCCCGTAGCGTTCCACTCGTAGTAAGCCACGCGCCCACTACCAGCCTGCACTGAGTGCGACTGCGCCTTGGCCAGTGCCGACGCTTCCCACGCTTTCACGGGCAATCGGCGCGGCGTAGTAAACAAGCGCCAGGTTGACCGGAATGCCCACTCTTCCGAGAGGGCCGCTTGCAGCCGCAGTTGCAGGCGTAAGAACTTCAGGCCGGGCGGCACCGATGGATACAGCACTTTCGCGGGGCGGACGGGAGCGGGCTCAAACAAAGTTTCCAACGGATAGAGGTCTGAGGCAGGCGAAAAGACATTAACCATAACGGGCACAGCTAGCGGGTTAAGAAAGGATTTACTCTGGTAGCAGTTCCAAGCGCAACTGCTCGAAAATCAAGTAAAACTGGCGCTCATCGTGGACGCGGGCCATTTGGAGCGCACCCGCCAACGTGGTCAGTACCTGCGCGGCTTTGGCCGTTGGTTGACCTTTGAATGCTAAGGTGCCAGCCGCGCGGCCTGCTTCCAGCACACCCGCCAGAAATTCGGTTAGCTCCCGGGTTAGGAGGCGTAGCTCCTGCTGCATAGCCTCGGGAAGGGTCCGGAACTCGGCAGCCAACGAGCCAAACAAACACACCCGTTGCTCGCTGCGCAAATGCTCGAGATATACTTCAAAAAGGGCCTCCAGCTGCTGCTGAGGCTGCAATTCCGTTAATCGGGGTAAGCCACGCCACTTATTCAGCCGCTTGCGCTGCCGCTGGATGATGGCCGTCCCTAAATCTTCTTTGGTTGGGTAGTGATAGTGAATAGCGGCGGATTTTACGCCTAGCTCTTTGGCAATATGCTGATAGCTAAACGCATTGAATCCGCGCTCAAGCAACAGCTGCTGAGCCAGATTGAGGATGCGGGTGCGGGTATCGGGTGTAAGTACTTCCGGCTGATTCGACATAACACTCAAACATACTTACTTAGTAGTAAGTAAGCAAATATCGCCTAAATTTTATACTTGGATAGCCTTGCCACTTACCCGCCGTAAAACCCTTTTGGTGCCATAGGAGTAGAGGGAGTTTCTTGGTGCAGATTGGACAGTTGCGCTCCCTGCAGCCTGATTAATGCTTTTAACCGTGTATTCTGGCTCGTTTTTTAGTACTCTTGTCATTTAGAATTTATTACCGCTACCTAGTTGCTTTGCGAACGGCCATTCTCTTTCTCCTGCTTTTGCTGGCTTCTGCCCTAGCCTTTAGCCAAACTAAATACCGGCAAGTAGTAGCCCGTCGCGGTGATGGTACCCAAACTCTGCTGCGCCGCTATGGCCTAGCCCCGGCCACTTACTTGCGGCCTTTTCTAGTCCTAAACCGGGGCGCGCTCGGCAAAAACCAATCGTTGGTTGCCGGCCGCAAATACCGCCTCCCCCCCGTTGTACGCCGTACAGCAACCACTACGCGCCGTATTCAGCCGCGAACCGCTGCGCGGGCCGCCACGCCAGTACCGAAAAAAGTGATACTGCCGCTGACTAGCTTTTTCGGCAAAGCCTACGACCAAACCCGGCCCTCCGATGGTCTGTTGCGCGGCGCGGTTTTCTACCTTTCTTCCGGCCACGGCGGCCCCGACCCTGGCGCCATTGGCAAGTATGGCAGCTATTCGTTGGCCGAAGACGAGTACGC contains:
- a CDS encoding TetR/AcrR family transcriptional regulator; the encoded protein is MSNQPEVLTPDTRTRILNLAQQLLLERGFNAFSYQHIAKELGVKSAAIHYHYPTKEDLGTAIIQRQRKRLNKWRGLPRLTELQPQQQLEALFEVYLEHLRSEQRVCLFGSLAAEFRTLPEAMQQELRLLTRELTEFLAGVLEAGRAAGTLAFKGQPTAKAAQVLTTLAGALQMARVHDERQFYLIFEQLRLELLPE